One uncultured Pseudodesulfovibrio sp. genomic window carries:
- a CDS encoding PhoU domain-containing protein, with protein MMTFEGLDENFKFIVFEVENQARSTQKFMDAPSRKRYAKITSRDDYIDNLKTIIENKCYSRIHLDHSLDKRQLNKIRAIQVICVNLEKIADYFVNIVKQMQYLDDQSFVQRYDYGEVFEIMLSRLGAILEAYHNEDMSKALYICKAEPMLDNVYKVRFDRVMNEMGLGRDAQSLVTVLFIFRYFERVGDALLNIGEAIIFSLLGERIKIEQFEALQQTLTKSGFSDSFSDIDFSAIWGTRSGCRIGKVEQREAELTSEEKKRGSIYKEGNLEKIRKERESIQRWKQLFPDLVADIYGFHEDADKGSMLVEFLNGCTLDEVILSGDDELVRNALFILENTVIETWTKTMVDLPIKTNYMWQIQSRLEGVLQTHPEFWRTPKSLGGAEVCSTEALLAACANAEDELEAPFSVFIHGDFNINNVVYNHEAQQIHYIDLYRSRDFDYIQDASVFLVSNFRVPLFDREHRDRINAVIRQFYGFINEFAQRNRDTTVQARLAFALARSFYTSTRFELNYKFAKEMYNRSMFLLEKIAQYRGGAWEQFSLPEDVLYY; from the coding sequence ATGATGACATTCGAAGGACTGGACGAGAACTTCAAGTTCATCGTCTTCGAAGTGGAGAATCAGGCCCGTTCCACGCAGAAGTTCATGGATGCGCCGTCACGCAAGCGGTACGCCAAGATCACTTCGCGCGACGACTACATCGACAACCTCAAGACGATCATCGAGAACAAGTGCTACTCGCGCATCCACCTGGACCATTCCCTGGACAAACGCCAGTTGAACAAGATCCGGGCCATCCAGGTCATCTGTGTGAACCTGGAGAAGATCGCGGACTATTTCGTCAACATCGTCAAGCAGATGCAATATCTGGATGACCAATCCTTCGTACAACGCTACGACTACGGAGAGGTCTTCGAGATCATGCTCTCACGGCTGGGCGCCATCCTGGAAGCCTACCACAACGAGGACATGTCCAAGGCCCTGTACATCTGCAAGGCCGAGCCCATGCTCGACAATGTGTACAAAGTCCGTTTCGACCGGGTCATGAACGAGATGGGCCTGGGCCGCGACGCGCAGTCCCTGGTCACGGTGCTGTTCATCTTCCGGTATTTCGAACGGGTGGGCGACGCGCTGCTGAACATCGGCGAGGCGATCATCTTCTCCCTGCTTGGCGAGCGCATCAAGATCGAACAGTTCGAGGCCCTGCAGCAGACCCTGACCAAATCCGGGTTCAGCGACTCCTTTTCCGACATCGACTTCAGCGCCATCTGGGGCACCCGGTCGGGCTGTCGCATCGGCAAGGTGGAGCAGCGCGAAGCCGAGCTGACCTCCGAGGAGAAAAAGCGGGGGTCTATCTACAAGGAAGGCAATCTGGAGAAGATCCGCAAGGAGCGGGAGTCCATCCAGCGCTGGAAACAGCTTTTCCCGGACCTGGTGGCGGACATCTACGGCTTCCATGAGGACGCGGACAAGGGGTCCATGCTGGTGGAGTTCCTCAACGGCTGCACGCTGGACGAGGTAATCCTTTCCGGAGACGACGAGCTGGTCCGCAACGCCCTGTTCATCCTGGAAAACACCGTCATCGAGACCTGGACCAAGACCATGGTCGATCTGCCTATCAAGACCAACTACATGTGGCAGATACAGTCCCGGCTGGAAGGCGTGCTCCAGACCCACCCCGAGTTCTGGCGCACCCCCAAGTCCCTGGGCGGGGCCGAGGTCTGCTCCACCGAAGCGTTGCTAGCGGCCTGCGCCAACGCCGAGGACGAGCTGGAAGCGCCCTTCTCGGTATTCATTCACGGGGATTTCAACATCAACAACGTGGTCTACAACCACGAGGCCCAGCAGATCCACTACATCGATCTGTACCGCTCGCGGGACTTCGACTACATCCAGGACGCCTCGGTCTTTCTGGTCTCCAACTTCCGCGTTCCGCTGTTCGATCGGGAGCACCGCGACCGCATCAACGCCGTCATCCGGCAATTCTACGGGTTCATCAACGAATTCGCCCAGCGCAATCGCGACACCACGGTCCAGGCGCGCCTGGCCTTCGCCCTGGCGCGCAGCTTCTACACCTCCACCCGGTTCGAGCTGAACTACAAGTTCGCCAAGGAGATGTACAACCGGTCCATGTTCCTGCTGGAAAAGATAGCGCAATACCGGGGCGGGGCCTGGGAGCAATTCTCCCTGCCCGAAGACGTCCTCTACTACTAG
- a CDS encoding amphi-Trp domain-containing protein, which produces MAEEKFVFDSLQDCESIKDFLESLIEGFEKHSIDLSTNGDEIHLAPQGLLNFTVKAKKKGAENKLSIKVSWKDAPSIQPSEDAFLKVS; this is translated from the coding sequence ATGGCAGAAGAAAAATTCGTGTTCGATTCTCTCCAGGACTGCGAGTCCATCAAGGACTTCCTCGAATCCCTGATCGAAGGGTTTGAAAAACACTCCATCGACCTGTCCACCAACGGCGACGAGATCCACCTGGCGCCGCAGGGACTGCTCAACTTCACCGTGAAGGCAAAGAAAAAGGGAGCTGAGAACAAGCTCTCCATCAAGGTGTCCTGGAAAGACGCCCCCTCCATCCAGCCGTCGGAAGACGCCTTCCTCAAGGTCAGCTGA
- a CDS encoding GAK system XXXCH domain-containing protein: MSNDMTISKYLDPKELAAFFRELADAVENGGHDEFACVDDFRKIKIGVKNEYGQISLKAKFKAAKPCAPEVVGEDGEVVKPKYKDLKKRMRTSFKLLVKMAHDGIMPPKDAVDAFLADSALMVTYPGYGDEYYESYSNVCAELKAAFESEDLVRMHAAVDALVHEKSRCHAKYD, encoded by the coding sequence ATGAGCAACGACATGACAATCAGCAAATACCTCGATCCCAAGGAGCTGGCCGCCTTCTTTCGCGAGCTGGCCGATGCCGTGGAGAACGGGGGCCACGACGAATTCGCCTGCGTGGACGACTTCCGCAAGATCAAGATCGGCGTGAAGAACGAATACGGACAGATCAGCCTGAAGGCCAAGTTCAAAGCCGCCAAGCCGTGCGCGCCCGAGGTTGTGGGCGAGGACGGCGAGGTCGTCAAGCCCAAGTACAAGGACCTCAAGAAGCGCATGCGCACCAGCTTCAAGCTGCTGGTCAAGATGGCCCACGACGGCATCATGCCGCCCAAGGATGCGGTGGATGCCTTCCTGGCGGACTCGGCCCTGATGGTCACCTACCCCGGCTACGGGGACGAATACTACGAGAGTTACAGCAACGTCTGCGCCGAGCTCAAGGCGGCCTTCGAGTCCGAGGATCTGGTGCGGATGCACGCGGCCGTGGACGCCCTGGTCCACGAAAAGAGCCGCTGCCACGCCAAGTACGACTGA
- a CDS encoding bifunctional metallophosphatase/5'-nucleotidase, with amino-acid sequence MIRLFARFVLAAVIFWGPVSASAFDVTLLHVNDSHSYLDPTAEKITPQDKPTYARLGGWARIKTAVNEVRAEKDNVILLHAGDAVQGGLYYLKYGGKPEMEFLDRLGFDAFTLGNHEFDRGASYLAGVLGFTKVPVLCANLDASSVPALAAKVRPYVIVERGGQRVGIVGLITPETKFISAPGDVRFSDTVHMATLIVRELQARGVNKIVLLTHEGFEADKRLAAEVPGVDVIVGGHSHTLLGNAGIESMGLRPAAAYPTVVKGPDGSDVYVVTAWKWGRVLGRLDLTFDDEGRVTGAEGKPLLILADGFKRKNDAGQKVALQGADNEELLAFIQADPEAAVVAADPAARKFLGPYSEGVEAMRTEVIGEAVLPLPHIRVPGITDSGESLPHGSLIAPLVCQSLLAKLKETGQPADIALQNSGGVRESVDQGDITMGTAYTLLPFNNTLVLLGLTGDQVHQALETGVDRGGGAFLYTGGLRYTADMRRPEGDRVLCIDTLDMAGNWTPLDPARIYRVVTNSYLASGGDGFDVMKAAVSSYDTGFVDAQAFIDYVRQQRMLKPLPTTGVRYIPAK; translated from the coding sequence ATGATACGCCTATTCGCCCGATTTGTCCTGGCCGCCGTCATCTTTTGGGGACCGGTCTCCGCAAGCGCTTTTGACGTGACGTTGCTGCACGTCAACGACTCCCATTCCTACCTCGACCCCACCGCGGAAAAGATCACGCCGCAGGACAAGCCTACCTATGCCCGCCTGGGCGGTTGGGCGCGTATCAAGACCGCCGTGAACGAGGTCCGCGCGGAAAAGGACAACGTCATCCTGCTTCATGCGGGCGACGCGGTGCAGGGCGGCCTCTACTATTTGAAGTACGGGGGCAAGCCTGAGATGGAATTTCTGGACAGGCTGGGTTTCGACGCCTTCACCCTGGGCAACCACGAATTTGATAGGGGCGCGTCGTATCTGGCCGGGGTCCTGGGCTTTACCAAGGTCCCGGTGCTCTGCGCCAATCTGGACGCATCGTCGGTTCCGGCCCTGGCTGCAAAGGTCCGGCCCTATGTTATTGTCGAGCGGGGCGGGCAGCGGGTCGGAATCGTCGGCCTGATCACTCCGGAGACCAAATTCATTTCAGCCCCGGGCGACGTACGGTTCTCCGACACGGTCCACATGGCCACCCTTATCGTGCGGGAGCTTCAGGCGCGCGGCGTGAACAAGATCGTGCTGCTGACCCACGAGGGTTTCGAAGCGGACAAGCGGCTGGCCGCCGAGGTCCCGGGCGTGGATGTCATCGTGGGCGGCCACTCCCACACCCTGCTCGGCAACGCGGGCATCGAAAGCATGGGGCTGCGTCCTGCCGCCGCCTATCCCACGGTGGTCAAGGGACCTGACGGCAGCGACGTGTATGTGGTCACGGCCTGGAAATGGGGCCGGGTGCTCGGCCGTCTCGACCTGACCTTCGACGACGAGGGCCGCGTCACCGGCGCCGAGGGCAAGCCGCTACTGATCCTGGCCGACGGCTTCAAGCGCAAAAACGACGCCGGGCAGAAAGTGGCGCTTCAGGGCGCGGACAACGAGGAACTACTGGCATTCATCCAGGCCGACCCCGAGGCCGCCGTGGTGGCCGCCGACCCGGCAGCGCGTAAATTTCTTGGTCCCTACAGCGAGGGCGTGGAGGCCATGCGCACCGAGGTCATCGGCGAGGCCGTCCTGCCTCTGCCGCATATCCGCGTACCCGGCATCACGGACTCCGGCGAGTCCCTGCCGCACGGCAGCCTCATCGCGCCCCTGGTCTGCCAGTCCCTGCTCGCCAAGCTCAAGGAAACCGGCCAACCCGCCGACATCGCCCTGCAGAACTCGGGCGGGGTGCGCGAGTCCGTGGACCAGGGCGACATCACCATGGGTACCGCCTACACGCTGCTGCCGTTCAACAACACCCTGGTTCTGCTGGGCCTGACCGGCGATCAGGTTCATCAGGCGCTGGAAACCGGCGTGGATCGGGGCGGAGGTGCCTTCCTTTACACGGGCGGGTTGCGTTACACTGCGGACATGCGCCGTCCCGAAGGCGACCGCGTGCTCTGCATCGACACACTCGACATGGCTGGCAACTGGACTCCGCTCGACCCGGCCCGGATCTATCGCGTGGTCACCAATTCCTACCTCGCCTCGGGCGGTGACGGCTTTGATGTCATGAAGGCAGCCGTCTCCAGCTACGACACCGGCTTCGTCGACGCCCAGGCGTTCATCGACTACGTGCGCCAGCAACGCATGCTCAAGCCACTGCCTACTACCGGCGTGAGGTACATCCCCGCGAAATGA
- a CDS encoding Gfo/Idh/MocA family oxidoreductase, whose protein sequence is MKKIRIGVLSTAKIGRTKVIPGMQRAKNCEVTAICSRNAQAASQVAEELGIPKAYGSYEELLADSQIDAVYIPLPNHLHVEWTLKAMARNKHVLCEKPLGLNDDEVNRLINTQASRPDIKIMEAFMYRFHPQWLETKRLIKEDAIGRPTSIQSFFSYFNDDPENIRNKADMGGGGLMDIGCYQVSLSRLLFDAQPRRAFGWMDKDPCFCTDRTFSGMLDFNGRMSAFTCSTQLAPYQRVNVLGDKGRIEIIIPFNAPPDQPTEILLQQGDETRTITLDACDQYTAQAEAFAQSILEDTPVPISLMDTFANQHTVDALFRSAEAGTWQNC, encoded by the coding sequence ATGAAAAAAATCCGCATCGGCGTACTGTCCACCGCCAAGATAGGCCGCACCAAGGTCATTCCCGGAATGCAGCGTGCAAAAAACTGCGAAGTTACGGCCATTTGTTCCCGCAACGCGCAAGCAGCGAGCCAGGTAGCCGAAGAACTGGGCATCCCCAAGGCCTATGGAAGTTACGAAGAACTTTTGGCCGATTCGCAAATCGATGCGGTCTATATTCCCCTCCCCAATCACCTGCATGTGGAATGGACGCTCAAGGCCATGGCCCGCAACAAGCACGTGCTTTGCGAAAAGCCTCTGGGGCTGAATGACGACGAGGTCAACCGGCTCATCAACACCCAGGCCTCGCGACCCGACATCAAGATCATGGAGGCGTTCATGTACCGCTTCCACCCGCAATGGCTGGAGACCAAACGGCTCATCAAGGAAGACGCCATAGGCAGGCCGACCTCGATCCAGTCTTTCTTCTCCTACTTCAACGACGATCCCGAGAACATCCGCAACAAGGCCGACATGGGCGGCGGCGGACTCATGGACATCGGCTGCTATCAGGTCTCCCTGTCACGCCTGCTGTTCGACGCCCAGCCCAGGCGCGCCTTCGGCTGGATGGACAAGGATCCCTGCTTCTGCACGGACAGGACCTTCTCGGGCATGCTCGACTTCAACGGCAGGATGTCCGCCTTCACCTGCTCCACCCAGCTGGCCCCCTATCAGCGGGTCAACGTCCTGGGCGACAAGGGCCGCATCGAAATCATCATCCCGTTCAACGCCCCGCCGGACCAGCCCACCGAAATTCTGCTCCAACAGGGCGATGAAACCCGAACGATCACGCTCGACGCCTGCGACCAGTACACGGCCCAGGCGGAAGCCTTCGCCCAGTCCATTCTCGAAGACACCCCGGTGCCCATCTCCCTCATGGACACCTTCGCCAACCAGCATACCGTGGACGCCCTTTTCCGAAGCGCCGAAGCAGGCACCTGGCAAAACTGCTGA
- a CDS encoding pyrimidine/purine nucleoside phosphorylase, which yields MTAFANVTVNKKANIYFDGKVTSRVVTLSDGSVKTLGIMLPGEYEFSTDKPEFMEITAGELSVQLPGFDEWVAVTAGQSFNVPGEAKFRLKVSTVTDYCCSYLD from the coding sequence ATGACCGCATTCGCCAACGTCACCGTTAACAAAAAAGCCAACATCTATTTCGACGGCAAAGTTACCAGCCGTGTCGTCACCTTGAGCGACGGCAGCGTAAAGACCCTCGGTATCATGCTGCCCGGTGAATACGAGTTCAGCACCGACAAGCCGGAGTTCATGGAAATCACCGCCGGCGAGCTGTCCGTCCAGCTGCCCGGTTTCGACGAATGGGTGGCCGTGACCGCAGGACAGAGTTTCAACGTCCCCGGCGAGGCCAAGTTCCGTCTCAAGGTCAGCACCGTGACCGACTACTGTTGTTCTTACCTGGATTAG
- a CDS encoding transporter substrate-binding domain-containing protein: MAVPCRAQALPDSILLTSGEWPPFYSASLPGGGFGNRVISESFALAGISVDFMFLPWRRAMSMADNGPPAGSAGWLPLEGRDRRFLFSDPVFSSDRVFFYRRDTSFTWQTLNDIRDLRVGITLGSAEEFPFEDAMAGGKGKLDMAVSYVAGMKMLIEGRVDVYACNKSVGLFVLARRIDSGADRIAYDPRPIFTETNHLILSRRLPYAQELMDRFNAGLRKLRESGRYDRIRRVYPGLN; encoded by the coding sequence ATGGCCGTTCCCTGCCGGGCCCAGGCTCTTCCCGACTCCATCCTTCTGACCAGCGGGGAGTGGCCGCCGTTCTATTCCGCCTCCCTGCCCGGCGGCGGATTCGGCAACCGCGTCATCAGCGAGAGCTTCGCCCTGGCGGGGATCTCGGTCGATTTCATGTTCCTTCCCTGGCGCAGGGCCATGTCCATGGCCGACAACGGGCCTCCGGCCGGGTCGGCGGGCTGGCTGCCGCTGGAAGGGCGCGACAGACGGTTTCTCTTCAGCGATCCGGTTTTTTCCTCGGACAGGGTCTTTTTCTATCGACGGGACACCTCGTTTACGTGGCAAACCTTGAACGACATCCGGGACCTGCGGGTGGGCATCACCCTGGGCAGTGCCGAGGAGTTCCCTTTCGAGGATGCCATGGCCGGAGGAAAAGGGAAGCTGGATATGGCCGTGAGCTACGTGGCGGGCATGAAGATGCTCATTGAGGGCCGCGTGGACGTATACGCCTGCAACAAGTCCGTCGGCCTGTTCGTCCTGGCCAGACGGATCGATTCGGGCGCGGACCGGATTGCCTACGATCCCCGCCCCATATTCACCGAAACCAACCACCTCATTCTCAGTCGCAGACTGCCCTATGCCCAGGAGTTGATGGACCGGTTCAACGCCGGGCTGCGAAAGCTGCGCGAGAGCGGTCGCTATGACCGTATTCGGCGGGTATATCCCGGTCTGAACTGA
- a CDS encoding UDP-glucose--hexose-1-phosphate uridylyltransferase has translation MFFEDHPHRRLNQLTGEWVLVSPHRTKRPWQGQQEAPDRATLPSYDEHCYLCPGNGRAGGAVNPQYTDTFVFTNDFAALLPEPPEAGLAPQQDGLLVAEAETGTCRVICYSPRHDLTLARLGREQAARVVDVWCDEFAHLGWREDIGYVQIFENRGAAMGCSNPHPHGQIWATRGVPMYPAAEDRRQAEHLDRKGKCLLCAYLETELERGERIIFENDSFAALVPFWALWPFETMILPKAHLANILEMSPEQRRDLADAMVRLNVRYDNLFQTSFPYSMGIHQAPTDGGEYPHWHFHLHYYPPLLRSKSVKKFMVGYEMMAMPQRDLTAESAAARLREQSEVHYMDTPGSGEKA, from the coding sequence ATGTTTTTCGAGGATCATCCGCACAGGCGGTTGAACCAGCTCACCGGCGAGTGGGTGTTGGTTTCTCCACACCGCACCAAACGGCCCTGGCAGGGCCAGCAGGAAGCGCCCGACCGGGCGACTCTGCCTTCCTATGACGAGCACTGTTACTTGTGCCCCGGCAACGGCCGGGCGGGCGGTGCGGTCAACCCGCAGTACACCGACACTTTTGTCTTCACCAACGATTTTGCCGCCTTGCTGCCCGAGCCGCCCGAGGCGGGGCTTGCTCCCCAGCAGGACGGCCTGCTGGTGGCCGAGGCCGAGACCGGCACCTGCCGGGTCATCTGCTATTCTCCGCGTCACGACCTGACCCTGGCCCGGCTGGGAAGGGAACAGGCCGCCCGCGTTGTGGACGTGTGGTGCGACGAGTTCGCGCATCTGGGCTGGCGCGAGGACATCGGCTACGTCCAGATATTCGAGAACCGGGGCGCGGCCATGGGCTGCTCCAACCCGCATCCGCACGGCCAGATATGGGCTACCCGAGGGGTGCCCATGTACCCTGCCGCCGAGGACCGCCGTCAGGCGGAGCACCTGGACCGGAAGGGCAAATGTCTGCTCTGCGCCTACCTGGAGACCGAGCTGGAACGGGGTGAGCGGATCATTTTCGAAAACGATTCGTTCGCGGCCTTGGTGCCGTTCTGGGCCTTGTGGCCCTTTGAGACCATGATCCTGCCCAAGGCGCATCTGGCGAACATCCTGGAGATGTCGCCCGAGCAGCGCAGGGACCTGGCCGACGCCATGGTCCGGCTGAACGTGCGGTACGACAATCTTTTTCAGACCTCGTTCCCCTATTCCATGGGGATTCACCAGGCCCCGACAGATGGTGGAGAGTATCCGCACTGGCATTTCCACCTGCATTACTATCCGCCGTTGCTCCGTTCCAAGTCGGTCAAGAAATTCATGGTCGGCTACGAGATGATGGCCATGCCTCAGCGTGACCTGACCGCCGAATCCGCGGCCGCCCGGCTGCGCGAGCAGTCCGAGGTCCACTACATGGATACTCCGGGCAGCGGAGAGAAGGCGTAA
- a CDS encoding galactokinase family protein — MTTAAAYAEALRRGALDPVLAELYRPADMAAQRVRYLDLLDCFETRLGAGPAIMVLAPGRTELGGNHTDHNLGVVLAAAVHFDCLAVARANNDGVVRIRSKGFDGEIVVDLAELAPQPGEREASESLVRGVASWLAGSGRKVAGFDACVDGEVPMGAGLSSSAAFEILIGRIFSELFNGGECSPLELALAGRAAENTYFGKPCGLMDQLSCSAQGILSIDFGDPSAPVVRDVEFDFEQTGYRLVVVDTGGSHADLTPDYAAIPDEMGRAARALGQTHARGLTVDAVLAHVADIREAAGDRGVLRLIHFIEETDRAVEQAEVLAAGRMDDFLQLVRKSGDSSWRLLQNCISATDPLDQPIPLALTLTERFLRGRGACRIQGGGFAGTIQAYVPEAMFTPYAEYMEEIFGQGAVMPLKVRKPGFERIVLDGEARP; from the coding sequence ATGACCACTGCGGCCGCATACGCCGAGGCCCTGCGCCGGGGAGCATTGGACCCGGTCCTGGCCGAGCTGTATCGGCCCGCGGATATGGCGGCCCAGCGCGTCCGCTATCTTGATCTTCTGGACTGTTTCGAGACCCGTTTGGGGGCCGGGCCGGCGATCATGGTTCTGGCGCCGGGGCGGACGGAGTTGGGCGGAAACCACACCGACCACAATCTGGGCGTGGTTCTGGCCGCCGCCGTACACTTCGACTGCCTGGCCGTGGCCCGCGCCAATAACGACGGCGTGGTGCGCATCCGCTCCAAGGGGTTCGACGGCGAGATCGTCGTGGATCTGGCCGAATTGGCTCCCCAACCAGGCGAACGGGAAGCCTCCGAGTCCCTGGTGCGCGGCGTGGCCTCCTGGCTGGCCGGAAGCGGTCGCAAGGTGGCCGGGTTCGACGCGTGCGTGGACGGGGAAGTCCCCATGGGGGCGGGCCTGAGTTCCTCCGCTGCCTTCGAAATTCTGATCGGGCGGATTTTCAGCGAGCTTTTCAACGGAGGGGAGTGCTCGCCTCTGGAGTTGGCCTTGGCCGGGCGCGCGGCCGAGAACACCTATTTCGGCAAGCCGTGCGGGCTCATGGACCAACTCTCCTGTTCCGCGCAGGGCATTCTTTCCATCGACTTCGGCGATCCGTCGGCGCCCGTAGTGCGGGATGTCGAGTTCGACTTCGAGCAGACCGGCTACCGGCTGGTCGTGGTCGACACCGGCGGTAGCCACGCGGACCTGACCCCGGACTACGCGGCCATCCCGGACGAGATGGGACGGGCCGCGCGCGCCCTGGGGCAAACCCATGCGCGGGGCCTGACCGTGGACGCGGTCCTGGCCCATGTGGCGGACATTCGGGAAGCCGCAGGGGACCGGGGTGTGCTCCGGCTTATCCATTTCATCGAGGAAACCGACCGCGCCGTCGAGCAGGCGGAAGTCCTGGCAGCCGGGCGCATGGACGATTTTCTTCAGCTGGTGCGTAAATCCGGTGATTCCTCCTGGCGGCTGTTGCAGAACTGCATCTCGGCCACCGATCCTCTTGACCAGCCCATCCCCCTGGCCCTGACCCTGACCGAGCGGTTCCTGCGCGGTCGGGGTGCGTGCCGCATACAGGGCGGCGGTTTCGCCGGGACCATCCAGGCCTACGTGCCCGAAGCGATGTTCACTCCCTACGCGGAGTACATGGAGGAAATCTTCGGCCAGGGGGCGGTCATGCCCCTCAAGGTCCGCAAGCCCGGCTTCGAGCGTATCGTCCTCGACGGGGAGGCGCGCCCATGA
- a CDS encoding LacI family DNA-binding transcriptional regulator, which yields MSQFTIKDLARKLGVSPSTVSRALRGHPDISPATKQRVAEAAEKYHYHPNQLAQSLQKKRSNVIGVIVPAIRHNFFSSVISGIEELAYDNGYTIMVCQSNETLAREILNVQALVANRVAGLLIAISSETTTHEHLARAMRQHVPLVQFDRVVEELDTGKVVVDDYAAAFGAVEHLIQCGYRRIGHMAGQDGIALNRKRFEGYRDALAANGLPLEEKFHLHGGYREEDGRAGAEHYLALDELPEAILAINDPVAVGLYTRFKEAGVRIPDDIALVGFSDTPVAALLDPALTSVHQPAFDMGKTAVSLLLRQFDEGADFIPETVVLATDLRVRGSSVPKGGLCN from the coding sequence ATGAGCCAGTTCACCATCAAGGACCTGGCCCGCAAGCTCGGCGTGTCGCCGTCCACGGTGTCGCGCGCCCTGCGGGGGCACCCGGATATCAGCCCGGCCACCAAACAGCGCGTGGCCGAAGCGGCCGAGAAGTACCACTATCATCCGAACCAGCTCGCCCAGTCCCTGCAAAAGAAGCGCAGTAACGTCATCGGCGTCATCGTGCCTGCCATCCGGCACAACTTTTTCTCAAGCGTCATCAGCGGGATAGAAGAACTGGCCTATGACAACGGCTATACCATCATGGTCTGCCAATCCAACGAAACACTGGCCCGCGAGATCCTCAACGTCCAGGCGTTGGTGGCCAACCGCGTGGCCGGGCTGCTTATCGCCATCTCGTCGGAGACCACGACTCACGAACACCTTGCGCGGGCCATGCGTCAGCATGTGCCCCTGGTCCAGTTCGACCGGGTGGTGGAGGAGCTGGACACCGGCAAGGTGGTCGTGGACGACTACGCGGCTGCCTTTGGCGCGGTGGAACATCTCATCCAGTGCGGCTACCGGCGCATCGGCCACATGGCCGGGCAGGACGGCATCGCCCTGAACCGCAAGCGTTTCGAGGGATACCGAGACGCCCTGGCAGCCAACGGCCTGCCGCTGGAGGAGAAGTTCCATTTGCACGGCGGATACCGTGAGGAAGACGGCCGCGCCGGAGCCGAGCACTATCTGGCCCTGGACGAGTTGCCCGAGGCCATCCTGGCCATCAACGATCCGGTGGCGGTGGGGTTGTACACGCGGTTCAAGGAAGCGGGCGTGCGCATCCCGGACGACATCGCCCTGGTGGGCTTCTCCGACACCCCTGTTGCCGCGCTTCTCGACCCGGCCCTGACCTCGGTGCACCAACCCGCCTTTGACATGGGCAAGACAGCCGTGTCCCTGTTGCTGCGCCAATTCGACGAGGGGGCCGATTTCATTCCCGAGACCGTGGTGCTTGCTACCGATTTGCGGGTGCGGGGAAGTTCCGTTCCGAAGGGGGGACTATGCAACTGA
- a CDS encoding aldose epimerase family protein yields the protein MQLSARPFGVTPDGTPVELYTLTNALGMEADIATYGGALVRLTVPDRNGILADVVLGYDSLDGYLDDCCFFGKLVGRVANRIGGARLVLDGEEYELDRNNGRNHLHGGAGGFHSRVWKAKTVETQAGQALVLRYESPDGEQGYPGNLAVSAIYTLTDDGLRLDFSAATDRTTAVNLTAHPYFNLSGRPGADCLRHVLTIPARRCLETDAELIPTGCLSEVAGTPLDFMDGVAIGARIRQDFVPLKNGGGYDHCYVLDSRSGLRSAASLVEPVSGRGMEVLTTQPCIQFYSGNFIPEGLPGKDGAVYGERSGLCLEPQGFVDAPGHEAFPEVTLRPGEAYRQTILYRFFVK from the coding sequence ATGCAACTGAGCGCACGGCCCTTCGGCGTGACCCCGGACGGCACGCCGGTGGAACTGTACACCCTGACCAATGCGCTGGGCATGGAGGCGGACATCGCCACCTACGGCGGGGCGTTGGTCCGACTGACCGTACCCGACCGCAACGGGATACTGGCTGATGTGGTGCTGGGATACGATAGCCTGGACGGGTATCTCGATGACTGCTGCTTTTTCGGCAAGCTGGTCGGGCGCGTGGCCAACCGTATCGGCGGAGCGCGTCTGGTGCTGGACGGCGAAGAGTACGAGCTGGACCGCAACAACGGCCGTAACCATCTGCATGGCGGGGCGGGCGGATTTCACAGCCGGGTCTGGAAGGCGAAAACCGTCGAAACCCAGGCCGGGCAAGCACTGGTCTTGCGCTATGAAAGCCCGGACGGGGAACAGGGCTATCCCGGCAACCTCGCGGTCTCGGCGATATACACCCTGACCGACGACGGGCTGCGTCTGGATTTTTCCGCGGCCACGGATAGGACCACGGCGGTCAATCTGACCGCCCATCCCTATTTCAACCTGAGCGGTCGGCCGGGCGCTGACTGCCTGCGGCACGTGCTGACCATCCCGGCACGCCGCTGCCTCGAAACCGACGCGGAGCTGATCCCCACCGGTTGCTTGTCCGAGGTGGCGGGCACCCCGCTCGATTTCATGGACGGGGTTGCCATCGGTGCGCGCATCCGGCAGGATTTCGTGCCCCTGAAGAACGGCGGCGGTTACGACCACTGCTATGTACTCGACAGCCGGTCCGGACTGCGGTCCGCGGCCTCGCTGGTCGAGCCGGTCTCGGGCCGGGGGATGGAGGTTTTGACCACCCAGCCCTGCATCCAGTTCTATTCCGGCAATTTCATTCCCGAAGGGTTGCCCGGCAAGGACGGCGCGGTATACGGTGAGAGGTCGGGACTCTGCCTTGAGCCTCAGGGCTTTGTGGACGCTCCGGGGCACGAGGCTTTCCCGGAGGTCACGCTGCGTCCGGGTGAAGCGTACAGGCAAACTATTTTGTACAGGTTTTTCGTGAAGTAG